A DNA window from Streptococcus sp. LPB0220 contains the following coding sequences:
- the mreD gene encoding rod shape-determining protein MreD, whose amino-acid sequence MKVIRKYHFFPLILFLSLFVDGQISFLISRFCPSSFESTSFLFLYGFMLLSLYFSEIASIWWGVFFGFCFDVYFLHTLGIAFLVFPLLQVIFYRCNQIILVNRLTRFFTFLLTILLFQILTNLLLILFIGIKFNWITLIIYQISPSLILNVLLLIVLQPLLEKIYL is encoded by the coding sequence GTGAAAGTCATACGTAAGTACCATTTTTTCCCTTTAATCTTATTCTTATCTTTATTTGTTGACGGGCAGATCTCTTTTCTTATTTCTCGTTTCTGTCCAAGCTCCTTTGAATCTACTTCATTTTTATTTCTATATGGTTTTATGTTATTGAGTCTCTATTTCTCTGAGATAGCTAGTATTTGGTGGGGAGTCTTCTTTGGTTTTTGTTTTGATGTGTATTTTTTACACACCCTAGGAATTGCCTTCCTAGTATTTCCTTTACTACAGGTGATTTTTTATCGGTGTAATCAGATTATTTTGGTCAATCGATTGACTCGTTTTTTTACATTTTTATTAACGATTCTATTATTTCAGATTTTAACAAACCTTCTTTTGATTCTTTTTATTGGTATAAAATTTAACTGGATTACATTAATTATTTACCAAATTTCCCCAAGTTTAATTTTGAATGTACTTCTATTAATAGTATTACAGCCATTACTTGAAAAGATTTATTTATAA
- the pcsB gene encoding peptidoglycan hydrolase PcsB, with amino-acid sequence MKKKLFATILLSTVALSQGAVVAGVSADSTDDKIAAQDNKINSINQQQQSAQAQVDQIQGQVSEIKKQQENLQAENDRLNEESERLSAEIDELSKNIVARQESLANQARSAQTTGTATSYINAIVSSGSLTEAISRISAMNEIADANNKMLQEQKRDKEEIAQKQKENNDAINTVIANKQQLEDDAQALSTKEAELKVAQLNLAAEKSTAENEKNALLQQKAEAEKAAAAAAAAEAAYRAKQKEQQAAVKASANTTLQAQVQAAAQTPAATPAAAQTQAAPQPAVQTQAAAAPVATTSRPTYSTSASSYPVGECTWGAKTLAPWAGDYWGNGGQWAASAAAAGFRTGSQPQVGAIACWNDGGYGHVAVVTAVQSTTSIQVSESNYNGIRSIGNYRGWFNPTTAQGTVTYIYPN; translated from the coding sequence ATGAAGAAAAAATTATTTGCCACAATCTTATTGAGTACAGTTGCTTTATCACAAGGTGCTGTTGTAGCTGGTGTATCAGCTGACTCAACAGATGATAAGATTGCTGCTCAAGATAACAAAATCAATAGTATTAATCAACAACAACAAAGTGCACAAGCTCAGGTAGATCAAATTCAAGGTCAAGTATCTGAAATTAAAAAACAACAAGAAAATCTTCAAGCTGAAAATGACCGTTTGAATGAAGAATCTGAACGATTGTCAGCTGAGATTGATGAGTTGTCAAAAAATATTGTTGCTCGTCAAGAATCACTTGCAAATCAAGCACGTAGTGCTCAAACAACTGGGACTGCAACAAGCTATATTAATGCGATTGTTAGCTCTGGATCTTTGACAGAAGCTATCTCACGTATTTCTGCTATGAACGAAATTGCAGATGCTAACAACAAAATGTTGCAAGAGCAAAAACGTGATAAAGAAGAGATTGCACAAAAACAAAAAGAAAACAACGATGCTATCAATACTGTCATTGCAAACAAACAGCAATTAGAAGATGATGCGCAAGCTTTGTCAACAAAAGAAGCTGAGTTGAAAGTAGCACAATTGAACTTGGCTGCTGAAAAATCAACTGCTGAAAACGAAAAGAATGCTTTGTTGCAACAAAAAGCGGAAGCTGAAAAAGCAGCAGCAGCAGCGGCAGCAGCTGAAGCAGCTTACCGTGCAAAACAAAAAGAACAACAAGCAGCTGTTAAAGCTTCAGCTAATACAACTCTTCAAGCACAAGTTCAAGCGGCAGCTCAAACACCTGCTGCAACACCAGCGGCAGCACAAACTCAAGCAGCACCTCAACCTGCTGTTCAAACTCAAGCAGCGGCTGCACCAGTAGCAACTACTTCTCGTCCAACTTATAGTACATCTGCATCATCTTATCCAGTTGGTGAATGTACATGGGGTGCGAAGACATTGGCTCCATGGGCTGGCGATTACTGGGGCAACGGTGGTCAATGGGCTGCAAGTGCAGCGGCTGCTGGATTCCGTACAGGATCTCAACCACAAGTTGGTGCTATTGCATGTTGGAATGATGGTGGATATGGACACGTAGCAGTCGTTACAGCTGTTCAATCTACAACAAGTATCCAAGTTTCTGAATCTAACTATAACGGTATCCGTAGTATTGGTAACTACCGTGGTTGGTTCAACCCAACAACAGCTCAAGGTACTGTTACTTATATCTATCCAAACTAA
- the mreC gene encoding rod shape-determining protein MreC, with product MFLNRFFKIFSFVFVLTVSGILFLFPSVRTSIVLKSSDLLAIVDKAVSVPFVVVESKAKDLKDLSELNDENRSLKSRLYQKDIDQSKLNRLESENRELKDLMSIKNSVSGSKQIVSEIIDRNYGSWDQEFVIDKGSSDGISDSMFVLSSGGVIGVVESIEKNSSKVKLLVEDTISSQHLTFKIESQGQSIFALLNGYDEKTGEFRLLQIGDPVEIKKGSLVSTSGLGKYKSSDLPLGTVTSTQKASDQLGQEIRVKPKANLDVNRYVLLIGE from the coding sequence TGTTTCAGGAATTTTATTTCTTTTTCCATCTGTTAGAACTTCGATTGTTTTAAAATCTTCTGATCTATTAGCTATTGTTGATAAGGCAGTATCGGTACCATTTGTTGTTGTGGAATCTAAGGCAAAGGATTTAAAGGATTTATCTGAATTAAATGATGAAAACCGTTCGTTAAAATCACGTCTTTATCAAAAGGATATAGACCAGTCAAAACTTAACCGTTTGGAATCAGAAAATAGAGAATTAAAGGATTTGATGTCAATCAAAAATTCTGTATCGGGTTCTAAACAAATCGTTAGTGAGATTATTGACCGTAATTATGGTTCTTGGGATCAGGAATTTGTTATTGATAAAGGTAGTTCAGATGGAATTTCTGATTCCATGTTTGTTCTTTCATCTGGTGGTGTCATTGGTGTGGTAGAAAGTATAGAGAAAAATTCTAGTAAAGTAAAATTATTAGTCGAAGATACTATTTCTTCACAACACCTGACGTTTAAAATTGAGAGTCAAGGTCAATCTATTTTTGCCTTATTAAATGGTTATGATGAGAAGACGGGTGAGTTTCGGTTGTTGCAAATTGGAGATCCAGTTGAAATTAAAAAAGGATCTCTGGTTTCAACAAGTGGTTTAGGAAAATATAAGAGTAGTGACTTACCTCTTGGTACAGTGACTTCTACTCAAAAGGCATCTGATCAGTTAGGGCAAGAAATTCGTGTGAAACCAAAGGCTAATTTAGATGTCAATCGTTATGTACTATTGATTGGAGAGTAG
- the plsX gene encoding phosphate acyltransferase PlsX — MKKIAVDAMGGDNAPQALVEGVNQAIRDFDDIEIVLYGDEAKIKDYLTATERVSIVHTEEKIDSDDEPTRAIRRKKKASMVLAAKDVKAGEVDAMLSAGNTGALLVAGFFIVGRIKGVERPGLMSTLPTVDGRGYDMLDLGANAENTPEHLHQYAVMGSYYAENVRGIQKPRVGLLNNGTEASKGDPLRKETYQLLSEDESIHFVGNVEARDLMNGVADVVVADGFTGNAVLKTMEGTAFGILKQLKQAIATGNWKAKLGAFLLKDRLKSLKQTLDFSDVGGAVLFGLQAPVVKTHGSSDAKAVYSTIRQIRTMLETDVVGKSVKELSKEG, encoded by the coding sequence ATGAAAAAAATTGCAGTAGATGCAATGGGGGGCGATAATGCACCTCAAGCCTTGGTAGAAGGTGTGAATCAAGCCATTCGTGATTTTGATGATATTGAGATTGTCTTGTATGGCGATGAGGCAAAAATCAAAGACTATTTAACCGCAACAGAACGTGTATCGATTGTGCATACGGAAGAAAAAATCGATTCAGATGATGAGCCAACGCGGGCCATTCGTCGGAAGAAAAAGGCTTCTATGGTCTTAGCTGCCAAGGATGTGAAGGCTGGTGAGGTCGATGCCATGCTATCTGCGGGAAATACAGGTGCGCTATTGGTGGCTGGTTTCTTTATCGTTGGCCGCATCAAAGGGGTGGAACGACCTGGCTTGATGTCGACACTTCCGACGGTTGATGGTCGTGGCTATGATATGCTAGACTTAGGGGCCAATGCGGAAAATACACCAGAGCACTTGCATCAGTATGCTGTGATGGGATCCTACTATGCTGAAAATGTTCGTGGGATTCAAAAACCACGCGTGGGTCTATTGAATAATGGGACAGAAGCTAGTAAGGGAGATCCTTTGCGCAAGGAAACCTACCAACTGTTATCTGAGGATGAGTCGATTCATTTTGTTGGGAACGTGGAAGCGCGTGACTTGATGAATGGTGTTGCTGATGTCGTTGTGGCGGATGGTTTTACAGGAAACGCTGTCTTGAAAACGATGGAAGGAACGGCTTTTGGGATCTTGAAGCAATTGAAACAAGCGATTGCCACTGGAAACTGGAAGGCGAAATTGGGAGCATTTCTGCTCAAGGACCGTTTGAAATCATTGAAGCAAACCTTGGATTTCTCAGATGTTGGAGGAGCGGTCTTGTTTGGTCTTCAAGCACCTGTTGTTAAAACGCATGGTTCGAGTGATGCCAAAGCTGTCTATAGCACGATTCGTCAGATTCGGACCATGTTAGAGACAGATGTTGTTGGAAAATCAGTGAAGGAATTATCGAAGGAAGGGTAA
- the recO gene encoding DNA repair protein RecO gives MLESIETRGIVLYNREFREDDKLVKIFTEKSGKRMFFVKHAGKSRLNPMLQPLVTADMLLKINDDGLSYIDDFQDVQVYKKINADLFALSYATYVLALADASIQDNQVDPALFAFLEKTLSLMEEGLDYEVLTNIFEIQILSRFGVILNLHECCFCHRVGLPFDYSFRYSGVLCPDHYDQDERRAHWHPNVLYLLDQFQAVRFSELETISLQAEMKAALRQAIDQLYEEYVGIHLKAKKFIDSLSDWGAIMKDSSGGET, from the coding sequence ATGCTGGAGTCAATTGAGACCCGGGGAATTGTCCTGTATAATCGGGAGTTTCGTGAGGATGACAAGCTGGTCAAAATCTTCACAGAGAAGTCAGGGAAGCGGATGTTTTTTGTGAAACATGCGGGAAAATCACGGTTGAATCCCATGTTGCAACCTTTAGTAACGGCAGATATGTTGTTGAAAATCAATGATGATGGGTTGAGTTATATTGATGATTTTCAAGATGTGCAGGTTTATAAGAAAATCAATGCAGATCTTTTTGCCCTTTCTTATGCGACCTATGTTCTGGCGCTTGCGGATGCAAGTATTCAGGATAATCAAGTGGATCCGGCCCTGTTTGCTTTTTTGGAAAAGACCTTGTCTTTGATGGAAGAGGGACTGGATTATGAGGTTTTAACCAATATTTTTGAGATTCAGATTCTATCACGATTTGGAGTTATCTTGAATCTGCATGAATGCTGTTTCTGTCATCGGGTTGGACTTCCTTTTGATTACTCTTTTCGGTATAGTGGGGTGCTTTGTCCGGATCACTATGATCAGGATGAGAGACGCGCTCACTGGCATCCGAATGTTCTCTATTTATTGGATCAGTTTCAAGCAGTACGATTCAGTGAGTTAGAGACGATTTCCCTACAAGCGGAGATGAAAGCAGCTCTGCGTCAGGCAATTGATCAGTTGTATGAGGAGTATGTAGGGATCCATTTAAAAGCTAAAAAGTTTATCGATTCCTTGAGTGATTGGGGAGCGATTATGAAAGATTCATCTGGAGGTGAAACATGA
- the purC gene encoding phosphoribosylaminoimidazolesuccinocarboxamide synthase, producing MTNQLIYTGKAKDIYTTEDEHVIKSVYKDQATMLNGARKETIKGKGVLNNQISSLIFEKLNAAGVATHFIKRISDTEQLNKKVKIIPLEVVLRNVTAGSFSKRFGVEEGLDLKTPIVEFYYKNDELDDPFINDEHVKFLDIANDEQIAYIKEETRRINELLKDWFAQIGLRLIDFKLEFGFDKDGKIILADEFSPDNCRLWDAEGHHMDKDVFRRDLGSLTDVYKVVLEKLQDLK from the coding sequence ATGACCAATCAACTGATTTATACTGGAAAAGCTAAGGATATCTATACTACTGAGGACGAACATGTGATTAAGTCGGTCTATAAGGACCAAGCCACTATGCTGAATGGGGCTCGTAAGGAGACGATTAAGGGAAAAGGTGTGCTAAATAATCAGATTTCGTCTCTTATTTTTGAAAAATTGAATGCTGCGGGTGTAGCTACTCACTTTATAAAACGTATTTCTGACACAGAACAACTCAACAAGAAAGTAAAAATTATTCCTTTGGAGGTGGTTCTTCGTAATGTGACTGCGGGTTCTTTCTCTAAACGTTTTGGCGTTGAAGAAGGTTTGGACTTGAAAACTCCAATCGTTGAATTTTACTATAAAAACGATGAGTTGGATGACCCATTCATCAATGATGAGCATGTGAAGTTTTTGGATATTGCCAATGATGAACAAATTGCTTATATTAAGGAAGAAACGCGTCGTATCAATGAATTGCTGAAGGATTGGTTTGCACAAATTGGTCTTCGCTTGATTGACTTCAAATTGGAATTTGGTTTTGATAAGGATGGCAAGATCATCTTGGCGGATGAATTCTCTCCAGATAACTGTCGCCTTTGGGATGCTGAAGGGCACCATATGGACAAGGATGTTTTCCGTAGAGATTTGGGCAGTTTAACGGATGTATATAAGGTTGTGTTAGAGAAGTTGCAAGACTTGAAATAA
- a CDS encoding pyridoxal phosphate-dependent aminotransferase — MDLTKRFNKNLNRIEVSLIRQFDQSISSIPGVLRLTLGEPDFTTPEHVKEAGKAAIDANFSHYTGMSGLLALREAASQFVADKYGIYYRPEDEILVTIGATEALSATLTAILEPGDVVLLPAPAYPGYEPIVNLVGAEIIEIDTTADRFVLTPEKLEKAILEQGEKLKAVILNYPANPTGVTYSCEQMAELAAVLKKYEVFVICDEVYSELTYTGEAHVSMASFIPEQTIVINGLSKSHAMTGWRLGFIFAPAALTAQLIKSHQYLVTAAGTMNQYAAIEALTEGRDDAEPMKKEYVKRRDYIIEQMSALGFEIIKPDGAFYIFAKIPAGYNQDSFAFLQDFAREKAVAFIPGAAFGQYGEGYVRLSYAASMEVIKEAMKRLKEYMEEHAGVN; from the coding sequence ATGGATTTAACGAAACGTTTTAATAAAAATCTGAATCGGATCGAAGTTTCTTTGATTCGTCAGTTCGATCAATCAATTTCTTCCATTCCTGGTGTCTTGCGTTTGACTTTGGGGGAACCGGATTTTACAACTCCTGAACATGTAAAAGAAGCAGGAAAGGCTGCCATTGATGCGAATTTTAGCCATTACACTGGGATGAGTGGTTTGCTGGCTTTGCGTGAGGCTGCGAGTCAGTTTGTGGCTGATAAATATGGTATTTACTACCGTCCTGAAGATGAGATATTGGTGACGATCGGTGCGACTGAAGCCCTATCTGCAACCTTGACAGCAATCTTGGAACCTGGAGATGTAGTGCTTCTTCCGGCACCAGCTTATCCTGGTTATGAACCGATTGTGAATTTGGTTGGGGCGGAGATTATTGAAATTGATACGACAGCAGATCGTTTTGTCTTGACTCCTGAAAAGTTGGAAAAGGCCATTCTAGAGCAGGGTGAAAAATTGAAGGCTGTTATTCTTAATTATCCAGCTAATCCAACGGGTGTCACTTATTCGTGCGAACAGATGGCAGAATTAGCTGCTGTCTTAAAAAAATATGAAGTCTTTGTGATTTGTGATGAAGTCTATTCAGAGTTGACTTATACTGGAGAAGCGCATGTCTCTATGGCCTCCTTTATTCCTGAGCAGACTATTGTCATTAATGGCTTGTCCAAATCTCATGCCATGACAGGCTGGCGGCTTGGCTTTATCTTTGCGCCTGCTGCATTGACGGCCCAACTCATCAAGAGCCATCAGTATTTGGTAACGGCTGCTGGAACCATGAACCAGTATGCTGCGATCGAAGCTTTGACGGAAGGTCGGGATGATGCGGAGCCAATGAAGAAGGAATATGTGAAGCGTCGGGATTATATTATCGAACAGATGTCCGCACTTGGGTTTGAGATTATTAAGCCAGATGGAGCCTTTTATATTTTTGCTAAAATCCCAGCTGGTTATAATCAAGATTCCTTTGCTTTCTTGCAGGATTTTGCGCGTGAAAAAGCGGTTGCTTTCATTCCTGGTGCTGCTTTTGGTCAATATGGTGAAGGCTATGTGCGTTTGTCGTATGCAGCCAGCATGGAGGTTATCAAGGAAGCAATGAAACGCTTGAAGGAGTATATGGAAGAACATGCTGGAGTCAATTGA
- a CDS encoding ribose-phosphate diphosphokinase, translating to MSFSDLMLFALSSNQELAQRVSREMGLPLGKSTVRQFSDGEIQVNIEESIRGKDVYILQSTSSPVNDNLMEILIMVDALKRASAQSINVVMPYYGYARQDRKARAREPITSKLVANMLEVAGVDRLLTIDLHAAQIQGFFDIPVDHLMGAPLIADYFERRGMIGKDYVVVSPDHGGVTRARKLAEFLKTPIAIIDKRRSVDKMNTSEVMNIIGSVEGKTCILIDDMIDTAGTICHAADALAEAGAIEVYASCTHPVLSGPAMDNIQKSAIKKLVVLDTIYLPEDRLIDKIEQISIAKLLAEAIVRIHENRPLSPLFEIGNAKKC from the coding sequence ATGTCATTTTCTGATTTAATGCTCTTTGCTTTGTCGTCAAATCAAGAATTGGCTCAACGTGTGTCTCGCGAAATGGGACTACCGCTTGGAAAGTCAACGGTTCGTCAATTTTCTGATGGAGAAATTCAGGTTAATATTGAAGAATCAATCCGTGGGAAAGATGTTTATATTTTGCAATCCACTAGCTCACCGGTCAATGATAATCTTATGGAAATTTTGATTATGGTAGATGCGTTGAAACGGGCTAGTGCGCAATCTATTAATGTGGTGATGCCGTATTACGGCTATGCTCGTCAAGACCGGAAAGCTCGGGCTCGTGAACCAATCACTTCTAAGTTGGTAGCAAATATGCTTGAGGTTGCTGGAGTTGATCGTCTGTTGACAATTGATTTGCACGCTGCTCAAATTCAAGGTTTCTTTGATATTCCTGTTGACCACTTGATGGGTGCGCCTTTGATCGCAGACTATTTCGAACGTCGCGGGATGATTGGAAAAGACTATGTTGTTGTCAGTCCAGATCATGGTGGTGTGACTCGTGCTCGGAAATTAGCTGAATTTTTGAAGACTCCGATTGCGATTATAGATAAACGCCGGAGTGTCGATAAGATGAATACGAGTGAAGTGATGAATATCATTGGGAGTGTTGAAGGTAAAACTTGTATTTTGATTGATGATATGATTGATACAGCTGGTACAATCTGTCATGCGGCGGATGCCCTTGCTGAAGCAGGAGCTATAGAGGTTTATGCAAGCTGTACGCACCCAGTTTTATCAGGTCCAGCGATGGACAACATTCAAAAATCAGCCATTAAGAAGTTGGTGGTATTGGATACGATTTATCTACCGGAAGATCGATTGATTGATAAGATTGAGCAAATTTCGATTGCGAAGCTCCTTGCTGAGGCCATTGTTCGCATTCATGAAAATCGTCCTCTTTCCCCTCTATTTGAAATCGGAAATGCCAAAAAATGTTAA
- a CDS encoding acyl carrier protein, which yields MSKQNEILATIEEFLKDRKGPDFQVSLESDLRKDLQADSVELMEFIINLEDEYQIEIPDKAIDEFNTVGDVVDYIEKRTAGH from the coding sequence ATGAGTAAACAAAACGAAATTTTAGCTACAATTGAGGAATTTCTCAAAGATCGCAAGGGACCAGATTTTCAAGTATCTTTGGAATCTGACTTACGTAAGGATTTACAAGCAGACTCTGTTGAATTGATGGAATTTATTATCAATCTTGAGGATGAATACCAAATTGAGATTCCGGACAAGGCTATTGATGAATTTAACACAGTAGGGGATGTTGTCGACTATATCGAAAAACGAACTGCTGGTCACTAA
- the srtB gene encoding class B sortase, LPKTxAVK-specific produces MKRAGEKSSNKLGLVIAALVAVVVLVAGFIFFNPFGGTKSSSTAKKTTGTSSTKQETKYEPSQEEKDYLKNRFAQLTAVNPEAIAYVYAPGTELDEPVVQTTDNETYLNKTFDGGNEPYMGTVFMDMDNKKDFSDRLTWLFGHARGSKVGDHRMFNDVNYYDKQEYLDQHPYVVIETPERKYYYEVMGLVIVPEDTAFYRTSFTDDNDFTTQLKNIYESARTKNPNIKIKASDKYLVLSTCREEDETIRSNLYLRQIPDSEMKDFVAKHADQLKYVATRGQQ; encoded by the coding sequence ATGAAAAGAGCTGGGGAAAAAAGTTCAAATAAATTGGGTCTTGTGATTGCTGCTCTTGTTGCAGTTGTTGTTCTTGTTGCTGGATTTATTTTCTTTAATCCATTTGGAGGAACTAAGTCATCTAGCACGGCTAAAAAAACAACTGGAACAAGTTCAACCAAGCAAGAAACTAAATATGAACCAAGTCAAGAAGAAAAAGATTACTTGAAAAATCGTTTTGCTCAGTTAACAGCTGTTAACCCTGAGGCAATCGCTTATGTCTATGCACCGGGTACTGAGTTGGATGAACCTGTTGTACAAACCACTGACAATGAAACTTATTTGAATAAGACGTTTGATGGTGGAAATGAACCATACATGGGGACAGTCTTCATGGATATGGACAACAAGAAAGACTTCAGTGATCGTTTGACTTGGTTGTTTGGTCATGCTCGTGGTAGTAAGGTCGGCGATCATCGCATGTTTAATGATGTCAACTACTATGACAAACAAGAGTATTTAGACCAACATCCGTATGTTGTGATTGAGACACCAGAGCGGAAATATTATTATGAAGTAATGGGATTGGTCATTGTCCCAGAGGACACCGCTTTCTACCGTACAAGCTTTACTGATGACAATGATTTTACGACACAATTGAAGAATATCTATGAGTCAGCTCGTACGAAGAATCCTAATATCAAGATCAAAGCATCTGATAAGTATTTAGTATTGTCAACTTGTCGTGAAGAGGATGAAACCATTCGTTCTAACCTCTACCTTCGTCAAATTCCTGATTCAGAAATGAAGGATTTTGTGGCAAAACATGCGGATCAATTGAAATATGTGGCAACACGTGGTCAACAATAA